The uncultured Dysgonomonas sp. genome contains the following window.
CTGAAACCTCGCAAAGGTTTACGGGGTAGCTGCGATTTGGGGAGTTGCTTCACTTGTTTCGTTGCAACCAAATAGTCGTTCAGGTCTTTGTATTTGGCATAGCTTGCAGACTGATCCTGTACGAATTTACAGACTGCCCTAATTTCGTCGGTCGCTTTTCTTCCTGCTTCATCGTTATCCAGATATATGTATATTTTCGGATAAGATTGGGTAAACTTCAACGCTTTGGACAGATTGCCCACTGAGTTAAGGACTATAACATTTTGCTTTGCCGTTTGGATATTTTTCAAGGTCAGGAAAGAAAGGTAGTCAATAAAGCCTTCGAATACCAAACAGGCTTCTTTATCTTCCGACCGATGGATAGTAATATCTTTCGAGGTGCAACCTTTGAAATATTTATTGCGTAGCTCATAACCATTTGAATTATTTTCAAAACCAATGGCAAAATATTCTTTGTTATTAGCTGAATAGTGTATTTCTCGACAATGCTGCTTGGCAATGTCTATATTTATGCTTCGTTCTTTTAGATAATCAATCAGGGCAGAATTAGATAAAGAACCTACATTTAAAATATTGATACCATGAAAAGAAAAAGAATTTTGCTGACGTACTGTTGTATTGACGTGCTGATTTACTGAAGTCAAGCTATACTTTTTTAGCTCATTAATGGCCTGAGTAAACGGACAATTATTTATCCGCATCACAAGGTCTATCATTGTTCCGCCTTCGTTACTACCGAAATCTATCCAAAGGTTTTTATTATAATCTACCTTCATACTGGCATCTTTATCTTCCCTGAATGGGGAATGATACATTCCGTAATAGCCTCTGTCCTTTACTGGATGTATTCCTTTGTTTGCCAAATAGGCTTTTATTGAGATTTTATTTAACTCTCTTATATCCATGATTATACGTTTTTTAGATTGTTTTTTCTTTCAAGGTAAATACCGGAGAAAGCCTTGTTATTTTGTAAGATTGTAAGAAAATAAGGGTAAGGGCAATTGAATCAATCGCTTATACGTATTACATTTTTCTTACAGTATTTGAGATATGTAAGAACTGTTAGTTTGTCAGAGATTTGTAAGTATTTTGTAAGAAGTATAGAGTGTTAGTAATATATTACTTAGCTTCTTTTTCTAACATTCCAACATTAATCTGTCTAACAGTTCCTTACTTATGGTATATATCCTCGATGTTTTTTTCTTTTCAAGGATTTCATCATCAAATGCTATGTAGTAGGCAGTATAGTAGGTTGGAGCTTCCGGCTGTAACTCCCATTTGTTTTGCAATATCTTCCGGATTTGCCCACCTTCTGTCTTTAGTTGCCTTAATGCCAGCATATTAATTATGTTTCCTATGCAAAACCGAAATTTGTCGAGTTCCTTTATCTGCATTATTTCGGATACGATATTCAGTATTTCGATTTCTACTTTGCTACGGTTATACAGGATAATCTTCCGTAATGCATCTGTTACAAGTAATTCGTGCCTGAACCACATTCGGGATTCGCTCTTTGTTGATAGTTCCCGATGTTGCAAATAATACAGGAATTGAGGCATCTCGGATTTAAGCAAGTCTAATATCCGATTGTTCTCTTTTTCCAATGAATTTACCTTGCGCACCCAATAGCGTGTTTCTCCCTGATCAATGATAATAGGATTGTTTTCGTTATTGGAGCAAAGGATAAACTTGGCAAAGAACTCCACTTCGCTACGGTCTTTTCCTTTGGCTTCGGCTTTATAGGAGATTGCAGTACTCAGGTTCTTTATCCGTTCCGAATCTTCCCTGCGGTCTAATAATACTTCATCAACAGCAACAATCAATTTATTTGCCCAATCAGAATTAAATTGACTACGGAAATCTTCATTGGTATTGAAAGTCATATTCCCAGCAAAGATGGCTTTGAGGAAATTAAGGAAGGTAGTCTTTCCTGTATTGCGTTCCTTCGATACCAATAACAGGATTGGAAGCCTTGTCAAAGGTTTTAGGTAAAGCAATTGGAGATAATCCAACCCTAGTTCTATCTGTTCGCCAAAGATATGGGTAAGGAAATTCAATATAACGGGACATTCTCCGGATTGGGGTAAATAATTGACCGGATCGTATTGGTTCAGAAACTTACCGATACTTCGCTGATAATTGACATGGCCGGGAACGGAGCAAAAGCCATCGAACTTTTCTATTTGTGAAATAAAGTCTTTAGAATGGTCTTGGCGGAGTGTATCGTAATTCCAGACCCGGCGTTCCTCTATAAAGTCCCCGCTCATTAACGGGCGTTTGACTATCTTATAGAGAGTGGTGCCGACTCGAAGATATTTTTCTTCTATTTCTTCTTTCATGACAAACTTCCTTTACCTTTTACGCCTTGCACTACGCGCAAGTGTTAAAGTTATCTCCGCACTATTATCTTTCGGCTTGGTCTGACTTTCAGCCCATGAAAGAATATCTTTCCGGGAGAAAACCAGTTTCTGCCCAAACTTGCGGCAGGGTATATTACCTGATGCGGTAAGTTTATACAATTTGGCTTTTGACATGGGATAGCCGTATTCACTAAGTAAGGCGAGAGTCTTTGTTAGTGTGAGCGTATCAATTTCAACTTTAACCTCCTGCTTTGCAGAAAATAGTTTGGAGACTTCTTCTTGCACAATACTGCGAAGTTTATCTTCTTCGGCTACGATAATATTAGTCATAATCTTTGTGATTTTAAATGAAACAATAGGCTATCGTCATAGCCGGAAATTGTTCGAACAGCACAAAGATATAAACAGGGATATCTATTTATAAAATACTTAATTACTTAACATTAGGTGGACAAGAGGCGACATAGACAGACAAATCATACCAACCCGAAGACAGGCTAAGGACAATAGAAAGATACTTTTAGGACAATCGAAGACAATTGATGGACAGTTGCCTGCCATTGCTTCGTTGTGTTAAGTAATTAATTGGGGATAGTATTTTTTTGTATTTATTTCTCGGAATGGGCG
Protein-coding sequences here:
- a CDS encoding toprim domain-containing protein, translated to MDIRELNKISIKAYLANKGIHPVKDRGYYGMYHSPFREDKDASMKVDYNKNLWIDFGSNEGGTMIDLVMRINNCPFTQAINELKKYSLTSVNQHVNTTVRQQNSFSFHGINILNVGSLSNSALIDYLKERSINIDIAKQHCREIHYSANNKEYFAIGFENNSNGYELRNKYFKGCTSKDITIHRSEDKEACLVFEGFIDYLSFLTLKNIQTAKQNVIVLNSVGNLSKALKFTQSYPKIYIYLDNDEAGRKATDEIRAVCKFVQDQSASYAKYKDLNDYLVATKQVKQLPKSQLPRKPLRGFRM
- a CDS encoding primase-helicase family protein; its protein translation is MKEEIEEKYLRVGTTLYKIVKRPLMSGDFIEERRVWNYDTLRQDHSKDFISQIEKFDGFCSVPGHVNYQRSIGKFLNQYDPVNYLPQSGECPVILNFLTHIFGEQIELGLDYLQLLYLKPLTRLPILLLVSKERNTGKTTFLNFLKAIFAGNMTFNTNEDFRSQFNSDWANKLIVAVDEVLLDRREDSERIKNLSTAISYKAEAKGKDRSEVEFFAKFILCSNNENNPIIIDQGETRYWVRKVNSLEKENNRILDLLKSEMPQFLYYLQHRELSTKSESRMWFRHELLVTDALRKIILYNRSKVEIEILNIVSEIMQIKELDKFRFCIGNIINMLALRQLKTEGGQIRKILQNKWELQPEAPTYYTAYYIAFDDEILEKKKTSRIYTISKELLDRLMLEC
- a CDS encoding helix-turn-helix domain-containing protein gives rise to the protein MTNIIVAEEDKLRSIVQEEVSKLFSAKQEVKVEIDTLTLTKTLALLSEYGYPMSKAKLYKLTASGNIPCRKFGQKLVFSRKDILSWAESQTKPKDNSAEITLTLARSARRKR